Proteins from one Triticum aestivum cultivar Chinese Spring chromosome 7A, IWGSC CS RefSeq v2.1, whole genome shotgun sequence genomic window:
- the LOC123147220 gene encoding protein DETOXIFICATION 16, whose product MEEPLVDKTGEESLVVIEVKKQLYLAGPLIVGSLLQDVVQMISVMFVGHLGELALSSASIATSFAGVTGFSLLSGMSSSLDTLCGQAFGAKQHHLLGIYKQRAIVVLTPVSAVVAVIWGYTGQILLLFGQDPEIAMEAGSYIRWLIPSLFVYGPLQCHVRFLQTQNMVLPVMLSSGVTALNHILVCWLLVYKLGLGNKGAALANTISYLTNVSILALYIRISPSCKSTWTGLSTEAFRDILGFLRLAVPSALMVCWEWWSFELLVLVSGFLPNPKLEASVLSISLNTISLVFRVPYGLSAAISTRVSNELGAGRPDAARLATQVIMLLGVVSSISVSLAIVLMRNLWGYAYSNDKEVVEYISRIMPIIAVAFLFDDMQCVLSGIVRGCGFQKIGSYVNLSAYYLVGIPAALCFAFVYHLGGVGLWMGITCALVIQTVLFMSITLRTNWDKEALKARDRVSITSLPLDLAT is encoded by the exons ATGGAGGAGCCCCTTGTTGACAAGACAGGAGAGGAGAGCCTGGTAGTTATTGAGGTGAAGAAGCAGTTGTACCTTGCCGGGCCTCTCATCGTCGGAAGCCTCCTACAGGATGTGGTCCAAATGATATCCGTCATGTTTGTGGGTCATCTTGGCGAACTCGCTCTCTCGAGTGCCTCCATCGCAACCTCCTTCGCAGGTGTAACTGGCTTCAGCTTGTTG TCCGGCATGTCGAGCAGCTTGGACACGCTGTGTGGGCAAGCCTTTGGAGCAAAGCAGCACCATCTTCTTGGCATCTACAAGCAGAGGGCAATCGTTGTGCTCACTCCGGTGAGCGCCGTGGTTGCCGTAATTTGGGGATACACCGGTCAGATCCTTCTGTTGTTTGGACAGGACCCTGAGATTGCCATGGAAGCAGGGAGCTACATCCGATGGTTGATTCCGTCGTTGTTTGTCTATGGTCCGTTGCAGTGCCATGTTCGATTCCTGCAGACGCAGAACATGGTCCTTCCGGTGATGCTGAGCTCGGGCGTCACAGCACTGAACCACATCTTGGTGTGCTGGCTGCTGGTATACAAGCTTGGTCTGGGCAACAAGGGTGCTGCCTTGGCCAATACAATCTCCTACCTCACTAATGTGTCCATCTTGGCTCTCTACATCAGGATCTCACCGTCTTGTAAGAGCACATGGACGGGGTTGTCGACGGAGGCATTTCGCGACATCCTCGGTTTCTTGAGGCTTGCTGTCCCATCTGCGCTCATGGTTTG CTGGGAGTGGTGGTCATTTGAGCTCCTTGTACTTGTTTCCGGATTTCTTCCAAATCCTAAACTTGAGGCATCAGTACTGTCAATCAG TTTAAATACTATCTCGTTAGTATTCAGGGTCCCATATGGACTTAGTGCTGCTATAAG CACCCGTGTGTCAAATGAGCTCGGTGCTGGGCGACCGGATGCAGCCCGTTTAGCGACCCAGGTGATCATGCTCCTGGGTGTTGTGTCAAGCATATCGGTTTCTCTTGCTATCGTCTTGATGCGCAATCTATGGGGGTATGCATACAGCAATGACAAGGAAGTGGTGGAGTACATTTCCAGAATCATGCCAATTATTGCCGTGGCATTCTTGTTTGATGACATGCAGTGTGTTCTTTCAG GTATTGTTAGGGGCTGTGGCTTCCAGAAGATTGGTTCCTATGTCAATCTCAGTGCGTACTATCTCGTGGGCATCCCAGCGGCTTTATGTTTTGCCTTTGTGTACCATCTTGGTGGAGTG GGGCTGTGGATGGGAATAACCTGCGCACTTGTCATCCAAACGGTGTTGTTCATGTCCATTACTCTGCGCACTAACTGGGATAAAGAA GCTTTGAAGGCCAGGGATAGGGTCTCAATTACTTCCCTACCTCTAGACTTGGCGACATGA